CTTATTCGGAATAactttttaacatgtttttcatagATATACTAAGACAACGACATACCTGGTATAATTCCACAAGCAGGGTTTTTATGAGAGCGGGTTACACGTGTATCCCTACCTTTGTGGGGGTAGAGAGGACGTTTCGGATAGACCCTCAGCTCAACAAAAAGTTTTTCATATAACATTTCAAGATATACTATAGCCAAACACGGAAAGTATAGCAATCCTTCACTTTCTCATTTCAATTGCACAAACATAATTATTGTGCTGAAATGGaacaattttagttttaaaacttCCCCTCTTTCAAATACAGCCATTGACAAGCTTTGGCTGTCGAACGATAACAGTCTAGCAAAAACGGAAACTAGTTTAAATGGATTTACGTTCTCTCACTAAGCTATAGAACCATTTCTAAATGCTTTAGGCCAGACCTTAATAAGATGAAAGATCGTCGGTGGAAAGGGTTGATGGTACCACCACATACTCCACGCGAGCTGTCCATTCATTTCCCGGCTTCAAAGCGATGGGTTTTTCTATTGCTGCACCATCAACACAAAGCATGTGCTTGTACTCATCGTTGCCAAGATCCGCCATTGCTTTGCATTTCTTAATCCAGGGATTCCATAGCACTGAAGAAGACAAGACGACGCAACAGTTAAAACTAGGTTCAGTCATAGACAAgtaaaactaatttattttgtacatATAATATTGAATTCCCTTGACATAAAGGTGGCTCAAAAAATGGTTCAGTAAAGTTTAAATCTCAAGTATGGCCTTCTAGTTCGTCCACGACTCGTAGAAAGTCTACTATCATGCTTTCACGAAGCAAACTAGCAGGATCATGATACAGTGTAAAATAAAAGTTTCTCTAACACTAAAAACAACGGGGAAAGACTGATGTCAAGTGACATTTACACTTTATTCCTTGCAGAGATTTCGATAATTAAACAATACTTCGTTTCAGATAAAACAAACATTTCCAGGTTTATAAGAGAAGAATTATGAGGCATAAGAGTCAAATTTTCAGAAAAGAAACGTTCCTCCACCTCCGCTCCTTCCTATTGAAAACAGTTTTGAAGAATGACTTGAACTGAAGCAACTTACCAGTATCTGGTAGCCCTTCCTTTTTTATCAGATATGTTCGCTTCTTTTCATGATCAAGAATAGCAATGCAATTAGGAGAACAATGGTAGACACGGTCGATCTGAAAGAAAAACAGATGATTTTCTAAGTGCAAACAGAATAAACAGACGGATTAACACTCAACCAATTCACTAAAGTAGACCAAAAGGCTTCAGCTATGAAAGACATGGTAAGCTGATCACTTTACACTATACAACTTCAACATGCAGTTCAAAGAAACCACATATATATGctctaaaaagttgaaaaatcgATGTACTAACACAACATGACCAGCAGTGCTAAAGACGATGCTTAGACAATTTATCTTTGAAACAGCAATTCGAGAAATCAAAAAGGGTAGTTCTCAATTCCAAATTAATTGGACTTGCCTATGGTCatggaaagaaaaagagaacttATTCTCTCGGTCAAAACTTCAAAAGTAACCTTCTTATTTAACATCAATTGAAGGATGCTTCCTTGCTTGTCTCTATTTTTCTTGTAGCTCAGTGATAGAGTCCACATTGTTAAACACCAAGGGAAATAGCAAATATCTATATCGAGTCATTATTAAAATCCAAATTTGAGATTTTAACTAATTGAACACATCTATAATCACATCTTTTGAGATATTTAGGCTGCATAAATAAATTTACCTCAGTCTCAAATGTTATGGCATCTCCTTGTTCTGTAAAGAGTTCTTCTGGGCACAAGTTGTCACGATAGTCCAGTGTTTCCAAACCTTCTAGACGCACTTCGCTGTGAATAAGATTCATGTTAAGTTCTAAAATAACCTAAAATCATCAATCTCAAAAGTAATGCTCAAACATTTAAATGAACAATCATGTACAAAGAAACtggttcttcttctctcttctcttaaATTTGAAAAGCTTTCAAGCTTGTCCAGGAAAACTAGATTTCAATCAAAATTGCTGACAGCaggaagaaagaaaattcaTGGATATAGAAACAATAAGAAACCACATAGGGAACAACATACCTTATGTTAGAAACAGAAAAGTATGTTTGGTAAGCAAAGGAGAATTTCAACGGCTTGCCAGTGACGTTTCTTACACGGGATATCAGGGACAAGCTTCCATTTGATGCAAGAGAAACCCGAAGGCGAAACTCAAAGCTGAAACATTAGAAGAAAGATATTTACTGGAAACTTCGAAAGTTACAACTGTAAGCAAGAATAACCATGAACTGAAAGGCTCTGAGTTGAAATGTACAACAAGGAATAAAATTTCGAACATGAAAACCAGTGAAAATTCCACTTTCCTTTTAGCCATAGACTTTCACTCACATAactttctttgaaaacattttcaGTACTCATAATTCAGTGATCCAAACTTCTAACAAAACCAATTAGAATTTGCTACAGAGTGAGAGTCATACACATGAGGACAGAACTTCAGTTCATCTTCTGACGGTTTGAGCAGCAAGTCAATGTAAGATTTTCCTTGGGTATCAAATGATATTAGAGATGGCGGGTCGTCTTCAATGGTCCAAATTTTGTTTCTTGCAAATCCAGGTTGCTCAACTGATCCACCATTTCCATTCTGCAGCATAAGTAAGATAATCATGCGATCTATTTTACAGTACTGGACAGGAATTTACCAATGATATGCACTGCTAAAAGTACCTGGGGAAAGGAAATAGAGATTCCTCCTCGTACAGATTTCGAAGATTTGGAGATCTGACATATAAAGGCTAATGTTTGTCAATGCGCATTCTCAATATTATACCttgaacaaaactttgaatCTCCACAAACTTTAGCACATGATTCCCCTTTTAAAA
The sequence above is a segment of the Solanum lycopersicum chromosome 10, SLM_r2.1 genome. Coding sequences within it:
- the LOC101248431 gene encoding putative glucose-6-phosphate 1-epimerase, with the protein product MGQYAPVWDHKASVEVTKNLNGMNQVTLRNPQGASVLISLHGGQVTSWRNERGEELLFTSKKISKSSKSVRGGISISFPQNGNGGSVEQPGFARNKIWTIEDDPPSLISFDTQGKSYIDLLLKPSEDELKFCPHVFEFRLRVSLASNGSLSLISRVRNVTGKPLKFSFAYQTYFSVSNISEVRLEGLETLDYRDNLCPEELFTEQGDAITFETEIDRVYHCSPNCIAILDHEKKRTYLIKKEGLPDTVLWNPWIKKCKAMADLGNDEYKHMLCVDGAAIEKPIALKPGNEWTARVEYVVVPSTLSTDDLSSY